A stretch of the Odontesthes bonariensis isolate fOdoBon6 chromosome 5, fOdoBon6.hap1, whole genome shotgun sequence genome encodes the following:
- the LOC142380921 gene encoding E3 ubiquitin/ISG15 ligase TRIM25-like, which translates to MAQKGVQLDPESFSCSICLDLLKDPVAIPCGHSYCMSCVKGHWDGEDQKGIHSCPQCRETFTARPVLVKNTMLADLVEQLKKTGLRPAPADHCYAGAEDVACDVCSGRKLKATKSCSVCLASYCEEHLQPHYDSAPFRKHKLVEPSKKLQENICSDHGEVMKMFCRTDQKCICYLCSVEEHKGHDTVSAAAERTERQRELEGSRQQIQQRIQDAEKDVKLLQQQLEAIHRSADKTEEHSQKIFSQLIRLLQKRSSDVKQQIRSQQEAEGSRVKELQEKLEQEITELKRKDAELQQLSHTEDHSQFLLSCPSVAALRGATHSSSIQIRPLRHFEDVTAAVSELREKLQDILREEWANISLRVTEVDVLLSQPGPEPEPEPEPEPEPEPEPEPEPEPEPESRAGFLRYSGGITLDPNTVHRQLLLSKRNRKVTFMEHPQSYSDHPDRFTNRFQVLSRESLTGRCYWEVEMRGRVGVAVAYKNISRAGYECGFGYNDTSWALYCYSNRYEFWHNSIETSISGRWPSRVGVYLDHRAGILSFYSVSGTMTLLHRVQTTFTQPLCAGIRLSYRDTAEFV; encoded by the coding sequence atggctcagaaaggagttcagctggaccCAGAAAGCTTCTCCTGTTCGAtctgcctggatctgctgaaggatccggtggctattccctgtggacacagctactgcatgagCTGTGTTAAAGGccactgggatggagaggatcagaaggggatccacagctgccctcagtgcagggAAACCTTCACAGCGAGGCCTGTCCTGGTGAAaaacaccatgttagctgatttagtggagcagctgaagaagactggactccgtcctgctcctgctgatcactgctatgctggagctgaagatgtggcctgtgatgtctgctctgggaggaagctgaaagccACCAAGTCCTGTTCAGTCTGcctggcctcttactgtgaggaacaccttcagcctcattatgattcagctccattcaggaaacacaagctggtggagccctccaagaagctccaggagaacatctgctctgatcacggtgaggtgatgaagatgttctgccgtacggatcagaagtgcatctgttatctctgctctgtggaggaacataaaggccacgacacagtgtcagctgcagcagaaaggactgagaggcagagagagctggaggggagtcggcagcagatccagcagagaatccaggacgcagagaaagatgtgaagctgcttcagcagcagctggaggccatccatcgctctgctgataaaacagaggagcacagccagaagatcttcagccagctgatccgtctcctccagaaaagaagctctgatgtgaagcagcagatcagatcccagcaggaagccgaagggagtcgagtcaaagagcttcaggagaagctggagcaggagatcactgagctgaagaggaaagatgctgagctgcagcagctctcacacacagaggatcacagccagtttctgctcagctgcccctcagtggcagcactcaggggggctacacactcatccagcatccagatccgtcctctgaggcactttgaggatgtgacagcagctgtgtcagagctcagagagaaactacaggacatcctgagagaggaatgggccaacatctcactgagagtcactgaagtggatgttttactgtcacagccaggaccagaaccagaaccagaaccagaaccagaaccagaaccagaacctgaacctgaacctgaaccagaaccagaacctgagagTAGAGCTGGATTCTTAAGATATTCAGGTggaatcacactggatccaaacacagtaCACAGACAGCTGTTACTGTCAAagaggaacagaaaagtgacatttaTGGAACATCCTCAGTCTtattctgatcatccagacagattcactaacaggtttcaggtcctgagcagagagagtctgactggacgttgttactgggaggtggagatgagagggAGAGTTggtgtagcagtcgcatacaagaacatcagcagagcaggataTGAATGTGGATTTGGTTATAATGACACATCTTGGGCATTATATTGTTACTCAAACAGGTATGAATTTTGGCACAACAGCATagaaacctccatctcaggtcgttggccctccagagtgggagtgtacctggatcacagagcaggtattctgtccttctacagcgtctctggaaccatgactctcctccacagagtccagaccacattcactcagccgctctgtgcTGGGATCAGGCTTTCTTATAGAGACACagcagagtttgtgtaa